The genomic segment GATAATATCAACCATTTTTTCATCTAAAGCCATCTTACCATTCTCCTCAAATTTTTAATTAAAGCAAGTCTCAATTATAAAAAAATATAGACTTTTTGTATAGTCTTACATGTACATGCCGCCATTCACATGGAGCGTTTGCCCCGTGAGATAGCGACCGTCTTCTGAGACAAGGTAGGCAACAGCAGCGGCAATATCTTCCGTGCGGCCAAAAGATCCAAGAGGAATCTCTGCTTTAATTTTCTCTTGAATCTTCTCATCTAATTCTTCTGTCATTTCAGTGACAACATAACCGGGAGCAACACAGTTAACGGTAATATTTCGAGCAGCATATTCACGTGCCATGGACTTACTAAAACCAACAAGTCCTGCCTTGGCAGCGGCATAATTTGCCTGTCCTGCATTACCGGCAAAACCGATCACAGAGGATATATTTACAATTCTGCCCCATCTCTTTTTCATCATAAAACGGGCAGCAGCCTTAGAACAAAGAAACGCACCCTTGAGATTAGTATCAAGCACCGCATCCCAATCGGCCTCTTTCATTCGGGCAAGAAGACCATCACGGGTTATACCCGCATTATTTACCAAAATATCAATGGCTCCGGCATCGGCAACAATTTGATTCAAACTCTCCTGAACCTTTTCCCCATCGGCAACATTAAAGCCAATGATCTCAGCCTTACCACCAGCCTTTTCTATCAGTTCTTTTGTTTCAATGGCAGCATCCGGGCGACTCACGTAGTTGATATACACAAGAGCTCCCATACCGGCAAGACGCAGGGCTATGCCACGACCTATTCCTCGACTGCCACCTGTCACTACAGCTATTTTTCCGTCAAGAATCACAAGATTTTCCTCTTTTTTCAAGTCTTCTAATCAACTCAGGCAAGATTTCTTCGACCCTACCAACAATGCCATAGTCAGCCACTGTAAATATGACAGCATCCCTATCACTTTTTATTGCCACAACTTTTTCCGCACCTAATATGCTAGAAACATGTTGAATAGAGCCAGAAATACCACAGGCTAAATAAAATTTAGGAGAAACAGTTTTACCCGTCTGACCTATCTGCACACTGGCAGGAAAACAGCCATTATCAACAGCAAAACGGGAAGCGCCAACCACGGCCTCCATTGCCGCCGACAGTATATACACCAGCTTGGCATTTTTTTCACTTCTTAATCCAGCACCAGCTGGCACAATAATATCGCTATCCTCTACAGATAATCCTTTCTGAAAAAAACGCACTGATTTTAACAGGCGAGCAGATGTCGCCCCAGCAAGGACAATTGCAGACCTATATTCCTGAATAAATTCAGTTAAAATAATACGATAATTTCCCTCATTAAAATACCGAATATGTGGATCGTTTACCACAAAAACTTTATCGGCACCATAACGAATCAACTTATCTTGATCAGCAACAGTAATCTCACCCATGGCAATTGCCATAAGATCTGTCCCCGCCTTGTCAGCCAGCTCTCTGCCCACCCCGAGAAATTTCAGGGCAACCGAGGCCACGACCTCAACATCCAATTCAAAAAAGACAAGCACCCCGCGGCAATCACTCAGATCAGCTACTCCCAAGGAGCTCTTTTCACTCTCTATGAAAGAAACAGGGAAGACAACAGGTTCAGCTACTTCCTAACCAACAAAGAGCATAACCAGTAGGGGCTCCTTCAGTAGATCGTAAGCAACAGACATCTTTCTCTCCACAAGCAGACGACCAGATTCACCGATCTCTATCCTGGTAGCCAGCCTAGCAAAGACTATGCTCAAATGAAAGGCAGGCAGGACCCACTTGAGCTGTATCTCCAGCAACGGCCTGTTTACCGCAGAGAATTAAATCGTAGGGACCACGCAAAGTAAGTGTTTTTGAAAGGGCATAGGAAGTTGCAAGGGTGTCTGAACCGGCAAATTCTACCCCATCACATAAAAGAGTGTCCGTCTCTGGAACAAGACGAATCTTTTCGGTATCAGGAACCTGTTTTATACAGACAGCTATACGCATGGAATTTGCAAAAATAGTCGCTAGAAAAGCGAACTACCAACGAATAAGGCTCGCACCCCAGGTGAATCCTCCACCAAATGAGCAAAGAA from the Desulfotalea psychrophila LSv54 genome contains:
- a CDS encoding electron transfer flavoprotein subunit beta; its protein translation is MRIAVCIKQVPDTEKIRLVPETDTLLCDGVEFAGSDTLATSYALSKTLTLRGPYDLILCGKQAVAGDTAQVGPACLSFEHSLC
- the fabG gene encoding 3-oxoacyl-[acyl-carrier-protein] reductase, whose protein sequence is MILDGKIAVVTGGSRGIGRGIALRLAGMGALVYINYVSRPDAAIETKELIEKAGGKAEIIGFNVADGEKVQESLNQIVADAGAIDILVNNAGITRDGLLARMKEADWDAVLDTNLKGAFLCSKAAARFMMKKRWGRIVNISSVIGFAGNAGQANYAAAKAGLVGFSKSMAREYAARNITVNCVAPGYVVTEMTEELDEKIQEKIKAEIPLGSFGRTEDIAAAVAYLVSEDGRYLTGQTLHVNGGMYM
- a CDS encoding electron transfer flavoprotein subunit alpha/FixB family protein; this translates as MLVFFELDVEVVASVALKFLGVGRELADKAGTDLMAIAMGEITVADQDKLIRYGADKVFVVNDPHIRYFNEGNYRIILTEFIQEYRSAIVLAGATSARLLKSVRFFQKGLSVEDSDIIVPAGAGLRSEKNAKLVYILSAAMEAVVGASRFAVDNGCFPASVQIGQTGKTVSPKFYLACGISGSIQHVSSILGAEKVVAIKSDRDAVIFTVADYGIVGRVEEILPELIRRLEKRGKSCDS